ATCGGCCTGAAGTGAGCTTTTTTGAGGTTGCTAGTGGCCGCCTcacaccacaaccaacacTGGGAAAGCTCAACAATTGCAAATGCTCGTGATCGAGAACCAGATAGGCGCTCTTCACCCTATCTCAGACAAGGGCTGTAGAactggaaaagagaaagttTGTGGTTTCTTTATGATCTTGCTTGACGTCAGCCTGGGCACATGCAGTCTTCAGGGGTCCCAGCCAACCAAGccttcacctcccaccctcgAACGAACCAGAATGCCCTCTGACCCACTCAGCAACCTCCCTGCAAGGAGCCACCCAAACATCTTTCTTAGCGGCAATCCTCCcaagcacctcctccaacatgGCAAACTTCTTTTCGTCTGTCTGTAGAAACGGATGGAACAAAACAGAGAGATATCCACCCGTCTGTctgatctcctccatcttactcgtcaaccaccccttcaaaTCTTCCTCGGGGTTCTCCAGCTCTTCTCTCTCGCCATGATCCTCCCTTATGCCTCTGAACTTATCCATATACCAGAAAgcatccacccccctccactcaaacggcagcaccaccaccccctctttCCCAATCCCTAGCTCCCCTAGAGGTGAGACATATCTCACACCATGCTCCTTCAGCAACCCCCAAGTCCCATCATTGATACTCCCCCCAGGTGGACGAAACCCCTCGTACTTAATACCAGCTTTCCTTGCTTCCTCCCAGCTCTTATCGAAATTCTCCTGCTCTGCTTCGGGGGAAAGATGCTTCCAGACTTCATGCTGGTACCCATGCCAAGCTACTTCGTGACCAGCATCTTGCAGTGATTTAATAGCGTCAGGGTAGGCAGACAAGCTCCATGACTCGGCAAAGTACGTGGCTTTGATGTTGTGCTTTTCGAGAAGTGACAGCATGCGCGGGAGTTGGTTGGTGACTGCCGGGTGGGTGCCGATGGGGTGAGGCCACTTGCCATTGAGGACGTCTTGGGCTTCGCCTAGGTTGTCCatggtgaaggagatggctgcTTTGTAGGGGGCTGGCcagcgggaggggggcggtgggggcgacatgttggtgatgttggtgaccggtgttggtgatgtcaaGTGTTGCTAGGAAGAAATCGTCAGCCTGCAGAGAAGACCGGACGGAAGTAAACGAAGGTCGTCGGCAACGAGCCGACCCGCCGGGATGGTTTGTTTGCTGTCGGCAGTTGAAAGCCAAGACACGATGCCCCGCATTCTGCTGTCTCCAACTTCGATGACGTTGTGGGGAAGATAGAACAGAATCATCGCGACAATGGGCAAAAACGGGAAAAGAGAGAATAAACAAGAAAATTTGAAGTTGGCTTTAGGCGCTAGGATATCTGGGTTGTCTTTATAGGCAAGAACCACAGACCACTCTACTCAAGTCAGACAGACAGCTGTGCTGGTTTGATGCCTGCTCCTTCctcacaacacaacacagTTATGGGCCATGCCCCGCTCACCAGCGCCATCGCATAAAGAAATATTTCACAGTACAACTGCTCTTATTCCTCTCATTCAGTCATTATTATCACGACATTATCAATTAACCAAGCCCCATGTCCACCTCATCAGATCCCTTGGGCCGGCGTTTCCCTCGACATTCTTCCCACGCCATGTATGTCACCCACTGTGACCCTGCTCATTATCATGATTCTCGTGGGCAGTCATCCTCTGCCCTTTCTCGACTCGACGACTCGACGACCCGACAACGCCATAGCACAATGACGCGCTTTACGACGATCGATTTGACGATAGCGTTCCTAAACGCCAGCAAATATGCATACGACGACGCTTCCATTTCCATTTGGTGGAGCTAGATGACGGTTAGCCATGAAGCAACCAGAGCACTGATAGGGTAGCACCTACGACTTCATGTCCTTCCTTTTAACAAATCGAGCATCTTCAGTGATTGGCCGACTTACGCCTCAGCGAAGGGAGTGTTTTCGTCGATTGTATGGTTCCCTTGTTTGGTGGGCCTCTTGTGCCCGGCCAGCCTTGTTGGTCGTTGGAGAATCAGACAAAATAAGCGCCGTTATTCGATGTCGTCTTTTCCAAATCCAAATCCGATTGCGGCAGCTTATCCAACCATTTGCCTACTTTCTCCCGTCTTTCCATTGAAGGATACGGGGATGGCTGTTGGTAGCGCTCTGGTTGTTGACAAGGCTGAGGCTCCGGGCTGGGATCCTCTCCCTTGACGAGATCAATCAAGGGCTTGGCCACCTTCCAGTACAGGACAAACATCATGGCGAATTGATAATGATTATTTACTCGAGATACCTAAAAGTATCGTGCCCAAGCTGCAGATATGTATAAAAGACGGTTCGGTCTTCGGCTTTCTTTTACGTCTTCTTGGAGCGACGGCTGTCAGGGACTGGGGATGCGGGCCCTAGCGGACGAGGTGGGGTTGGCGATGCCCGAGGTTTCCGTAAACATCAAAAAAATCTTGGATTATGATGCTGAA
The sequence above is a segment of the Podospora pseudoanserina strain CBS 124.78 chromosome 5, whole genome shotgun sequence genome. Coding sequences within it:
- a CDS encoding hypothetical protein (EggNog:ENOG503NZF6; CAZy:CE4; COG:S) encodes the protein MSPPPPPSRWPAPYKAAISFTMDNLGEAQDVLNGKWPHPIGTHPAVTNQLPRMLSLLEKHNIKATYFAESWSLSAYPDAIKSLQDAGHEVAWHGYQHEVWKHLSPEAEQENFDKSWEEARKAGIKYEGFRPPGGSINDGTWGLLKEHGVRYVSPLGELGIGKEGVVVLPFEWRGVDAFWYMDKFRGIREDHGEREELENPEEDLKGWLTSKMEEIRQTGGYLSVLFHPFLQTDEKKFAMLEEVLGRIAAKKDVWVAPCREVAEWVRGHSGSFEGGR